In a single window of the bacterium genome:
- a CDS encoding HTH domain-containing protein, with amino-acid sequence MNRARRLARLLRILSAVIAEPGLNPLELAERAGVSERTLRRDLVQLRGLGYEIAYTGGYEVQEKLNLEGRTGHRSLGGVYEQHLELLRKQLPQGLAARVTEEVDSLAPAALASLFATAIERYARAAR; translated from the coding sequence GTGAACCGCGCCCGCCGGCTCGCCCGCCTGTTACGCATCCTTTCCGCCGTCATCGCCGAACCCGGTCTCAACCCCCTCGAGCTCGCTGAACGTGCCGGCGTGTCGGAACGCACGTTGCGCCGCGACCTCGTCCAGCTGCGCGGGCTCGGCTACGAGATCGCTTACACAGGAGGCTACGAGGTGCAGGAGAAGCTGAACCTGGAGGGTCGGACCGGGCATCGCTCACTCGGCGGCGTATACGAGCAGCACCTCGAGCTGCTGCGAAAGCAGCTCCCCCAGGGCCTTGCGGCGCGGGTGACCGAAGAGGTGGACTCGCTCGCGCCGGCCGCCCTCGCATCTCTGTTCGCCACCGCGATCGAGCGGTACGCCAGGGCCGCCCGATGA
- a CDS encoding elongation factor G yields the protein MPTEYALDKIRNVVLLGHSHDGKTMLAEAMLFASGAIARLGAPDQATATMDFEPEEQKRKISINLGVGFAEHNGYKINILDAPGFFDFAGQVLSGLRAAEGAVVVVGPGSQLAVGTEIAWEHCNRASKPRIVVVNKLDKENSDFYGAVAAMREHLSPRPFPLHLPIGAEHEFRGIVDLLHLKAFVTTPDGKGSEVPIPDDMKKVVDQYRGQLVEAAAESDDSLLEKYLDAGTLSEDEIQRGLREGILAGKVAPVVCCSATKLLGVRTLMSTIAELLPPPDAAPDKPAKALVFSTGGDQFGRVSYFKVVSGAIQADQHLANLSRGGEERLAQIFFPRGKEHIATTEVRTGDIGAATKLAHALTGDTLGIKDGALPPAIEFPGPAYTLAITPKARGDEEKISSGLARLSEEDPTLHVERVEETKQLVIAGLGDVHLDVTLEKLRRKYGVEATTQLPRVAYRETVRGHARAEGRHVKQSGGHGQYGICVIEVSPTPRGEGFVWEDKIFGGSIPHNFRPSVQKGIVDTMAKGVVAGYPMVDVKVTLVDGKYHAVDSNDMAFQIAGSVAIRKASLDAGPVLLEPVVEATITVPEKNLGDIMSDVNGRRGKILGTEPDDGYQKVRATVPESEMLRFALDLRSITQGRGTFQKKFSHYDEMPAHLAKTIIEEFQKQHEAAS from the coding sequence ATGCCGACTGAGTACGCCCTGGACAAGATCCGAAACGTGGTCCTTTTGGGCCATTCGCACGACGGCAAGACCATGCTCGCCGAGGCGATGCTGTTCGCCTCCGGCGCCATCGCCCGGCTGGGCGCGCCCGACCAGGCCACCGCGACCATGGATTTCGAGCCCGAAGAGCAGAAGCGCAAGATCTCGATCAACCTCGGGGTGGGCTTCGCCGAGCACAACGGCTACAAGATCAACATCCTCGACGCTCCGGGCTTCTTCGATTTCGCCGGCCAGGTCCTGAGCGGGCTGCGGGCGGCCGAGGGGGCGGTCGTCGTCGTGGGCCCGGGCTCCCAGCTCGCGGTCGGCACGGAGATCGCCTGGGAGCACTGCAACCGGGCGAGCAAGCCGCGGATCGTCGTCGTCAACAAGCTGGACAAGGAGAACTCGGACTTTTACGGCGCTGTGGCGGCGATGCGGGAGCACCTTTCGCCACGGCCGTTCCCGCTCCATCTGCCCATCGGCGCCGAGCACGAGTTCCGCGGCATCGTCGACCTCCTGCACCTCAAGGCCTTTGTGACCACGCCCGACGGCAAAGGCAGCGAGGTGCCGATCCCGGATGACATGAAAAAAGTCGTCGACCAGTACCGCGGCCAGCTCGTCGAGGCCGCGGCTGAAAGCGACGACTCGCTGCTCGAGAAGTACCTGGACGCCGGCACGCTGAGTGAGGACGAGATCCAACGCGGGTTGCGGGAGGGGATTCTCGCCGGCAAAGTGGCGCCGGTGGTGTGCTGCTCGGCGACGAAGCTGCTGGGTGTGCGGACCCTCATGTCCACCATCGCCGAGCTCCTGCCGCCACCGGATGCCGCACCCGACAAACCGGCCAAGGCCCTGGTGTTCAGCACCGGCGGCGACCAGTTCGGCCGCGTCAGCTATTTCAAGGTCGTGTCCGGCGCGATCCAAGCCGACCAGCACCTCGCGAACCTCAGCCGCGGAGGCGAGGAGCGGCTCGCGCAGATCTTCTTTCCGCGCGGCAAGGAGCACATCGCGACGACCGAGGTGCGAACCGGGGACATCGGCGCCGCCACCAAGCTGGCCCACGCCCTCACCGGCGATACGCTGGGGATCAAGGACGGCGCCCTGCCGCCGGCGATCGAGTTCCCAGGGCCGGCGTACACACTGGCGATCACGCCCAAGGCCCGAGGCGACGAGGAGAAGATCTCCAGCGGATTGGCGCGCCTCAGCGAAGAGGATCCGACCCTGCACGTGGAGCGGGTGGAGGAAACCAAGCAGCTCGTCATCGCCGGGCTCGGTGACGTCCACCTCGACGTGACGCTGGAGAAGCTGAGGCGAAAGTACGGAGTGGAGGCGACCACGCAACTGCCGCGCGTCGCGTACCGCGAGACGGTGCGGGGCCACGCACGCGCCGAGGGACGTCATGTCAAGCAGTCGGGCGGTCACGGCCAGTACGGCATCTGCGTGATCGAGGTCTCCCCGACCCCGCGCGGTGAGGGTTTTGTTTGGGAGGACAAGATCTTCGGGGGCTCGATCCCGCACAACTTCCGTCCCTCGGTGCAGAAGGGGATCGTCGACACCATGGCCAAGGGAGTGGTCGCTGGCTACCCGATGGTCGACGTCAAGGTGACGCTGGTCGACGGCAAGTACCACGCCGTCGACTCCAATGACATGGCGTTTCAGATCGCGGGGTCGGTGGCCATCCGCAAGGCGTCTCTCGACGCCGGACCGGTGCTGCTGGAGCCCGTCGTCGAGGCGACCATCACGGTGCCCGAGAAGAATCTCGGGGACATCATGTCGGACGTCAACGGCCGGCGGGGCAAGATCCTGGGGACGGAGCCTGACGACGGCTATCAGAAGGTGCGAGCCACGGTCCCGGAGTCCGAGATGCTCCGATTCGCCCTCGACCTGCGCTCCATCACCCAGGGCCGGGGCACCTTTCAGAAGAAGTTCTCACACTATGACGAGATGCCCGCGCACCTGGCCAAGACGATCATCGAAGAGTTCCAGAAGCAGCACGAAGCCGCCAGCTGA
- a CDS encoding aminopeptidase P family protein, translating into MKPVVLVPGGEGDSDFIYASGFSVETGLYIRFADGDDVLVTSPLEIDRARAQGKARTTLDLEAAGFEDSGPYVSWARLAAKLLRERGLETARVSPRLHAAYLEELRAAGLEVEVDRELFRAERRQKSAQEARSIESAQRAAEAAVTEVVSQLAQADIKDGVLWLEDRPLTSERLYARAQLLLGEKGFTCPDMIVAGSPECAMPHFRGEGPIRAGGPVIIDIFPSSRASHYHGDLTRTVVVGDIPDEIRRMHAAVLQALDAGIESIREGAAGRDVHHRVCRVLVDRGYGTTTKGYEGADGGARMNHSTGHGVGLDVHEDPALRGPAENPLQEGDVVTVEPGLYLLGLGGVRIEDTGMVTRDGFKNFTALTRSLDPRDYLQ; encoded by the coding sequence ATGAAGCCGGTGGTCCTGGTTCCGGGTGGAGAGGGTGACTCGGATTTCATCTATGCCTCGGGGTTCAGCGTCGAAACCGGCCTGTACATCCGCTTCGCTGACGGCGACGACGTGCTGGTCACGAGCCCGCTCGAGATCGACCGCGCTCGCGCTCAGGGCAAGGCGCGCACGACGCTTGACCTCGAGGCGGCCGGGTTCGAGGACTCAGGGCCATATGTGTCTTGGGCGCGGTTGGCGGCAAAGCTGCTGCGGGAGAGGGGATTGGAGACCGCCCGCGTCTCGCCGCGCCTGCACGCCGCCTACCTGGAGGAGCTGCGCGCCGCGGGCCTCGAGGTGGAGGTCGATCGCGAGCTGTTCCGGGCCGAGCGCCGGCAGAAATCCGCCCAAGAGGCGCGATCCATCGAATCGGCGCAGCGCGCCGCCGAGGCGGCGGTGACCGAGGTCGTGAGCCAGCTGGCGCAAGCGGACATCAAGGATGGGGTGCTGTGGTTGGAGGACCGGCCGCTGACCTCTGAGCGCCTCTACGCGCGCGCTCAGCTGCTCCTCGGCGAGAAGGGTTTCACGTGCCCGGACATGATCGTCGCCGGCTCGCCCGAATGCGCCATGCCGCACTTCCGGGGCGAGGGGCCCATCAGGGCCGGCGGCCCCGTGATCATCGACATCTTTCCCTCGAGCCGAGCCAGCCACTACCACGGCGACCTGACGCGGACCGTGGTCGTCGGCGACATCCCCGATGAGATCAGGCGCATGCACGCCGCCGTGCTCCAGGCTCTGGACGCCGGCATCGAATCGATCCGTGAAGGGGCCGCCGGCCGCGACGTCCACCACCGCGTGTGCCGGGTCCTGGTCGACCGCGGTTACGGGACCACCACCAAAGGCTACGAAGGCGCCGACGGTGGGGCCAGGATGAACCACAGCACCGGTCACGGGGTCGGGCTGGACGTGCACGAGGACCCGGCGCTGCGCGGCCCGGCTGAGAACCCGCTGCAGGAAGGCGACGTGGTCACGGTCGAGCCGGGCCTCTACCTCCTCGGTTTGGGCGGCGTGCGCATCGAGGACACGGGGATGGTGACCAGGGACGGCTTCAAGAACTTCACCGCTCTCACCCGAAGCCTCGACCCGCGCGACTACCTCCAGTAG
- a CDS encoding XRE family transcriptional regulator produces MPRVETLGERIRRVRQERGMSLAKVSGGDFSRAFLNQVELGRSQPSTRVLRVIAGRLGTVVDYLLEGRLPGVERELALEKGRVLLARGDGRRALAALRPAIDSSEWPLGTDARLCQAQALFSLERDQEAREVLAVEKELITAHRDRQRLRRLRSIERGERIGAGSGIQDAINVHLRLGDRAQRAANSHDALEHYRAARVLLEVLPVTDRR; encoded by the coding sequence GTGCCTCGAGTCGAGACTCTCGGCGAGCGCATCCGCCGCGTGCGGCAGGAACGCGGGATGAGCCTTGCGAAGGTCAGCGGCGGCGACTTCAGCCGCGCCTTTCTCAATCAGGTCGAGCTTGGCCGCAGCCAGCCCTCCACCCGCGTGCTCAGGGTCATCGCCGGGCGCCTCGGCACGGTGGTCGACTACCTGCTCGAAGGCCGCCTGCCCGGCGTCGAGCGGGAGCTGGCGCTGGAAAAGGGCCGCGTGCTGCTCGCGCGTGGTGACGGCCGCCGGGCCCTGGCCGCTCTTCGGCCGGCCATCGACTCCTCCGAGTGGCCGCTCGGCACGGATGCCCGGCTCTGCCAGGCCCAGGCCCTGTTCTCATTAGAGCGCGATCAGGAGGCCCGCGAGGTGCTGGCCGTGGAAAAGGAGCTGATCACGGCGCATCGCGACCGCCAGCGGCTCCGACGTCTGCGTTCGATCGAGCGCGGCGAACGGATCGGCGCCGGCAGCGGCATCCAGGATGCGATCAACGTGCACCTGCGACTCGGGGACAGAGCCCAGCGCGCGGCCAACAGCCATGACGCGCTGGAGCACTACCGAGCGGCTCGTGTTCTCCTCGAGGTGCTCCCCGTTACAGACCGGAGGTGA